CTCTGTTAAATACGCCCAAATTCATAGATTACAATCAGCTATAACGGTAATCACccacaaatgaataaaatctTTCTGATTTTGCAATAACACTCGGCCAATAAGTTAGTTAATAGCCTCATTAGTAACGTGAAGCCACAGTTGAAACCGAACAATCAAAAACACCTGTGAAGTGGAGTTGTTGATGgtgtcaaataattttcacattaTTTTTTGACACTTCAGCCCAGCTTCAGTTATGAAAGGGAACATTATCACTGCAGCGCCATGACGGTGCTTGGGGGAACTATTAGGCCAGACGGTGGTGGGAGATGATTTTATTTGTCGTCATAAGGTTCAAATCACTTGAATCTAGAGTAAAGTCTGggtaatgataattaaataaattagagGCACTGTTATACTTGTTTATTTGAATGACAAGCAGTTACAGGAgataaaataaaccttaatGAATGTGCAGTATGCATTATTGGACATGTCCCAACAAAGCTGACTTGATTTGAATTGTCCCATAGGACACCCCTCTTATTTCCAATGTGTAAACAATTGAGATGATTATGGACCGTTGTTATGTTCTAAAGTTCCTTCGGAAGATTATCGTTCTGAGGAGTTATCAGTGGATGGCAACAAGCCCTGACTCCAGGAGTTTTTGAAGTTTCTCAGCGATCGCTGGGTTTTTCAGGTGATCTTGTAAAGCCTTAGGATCATTCTGCATTTGTTCCAAGATGAGTCTCATGGCGGGATCCCTGAGAATGCTCTGCACTTCAGGATCGGCCATAGCCCTTTTCCTGACCTCCTCAGGATTGGAATCATAATAAACCGAGCAGCTGCGATATCCCTCGTTGGCCTCAGCATTATTAGGATCGAGTCCCAGAGCAGTTTGATACGCTTTGAGTGCCTTCGTGTGCTGTTGCATTCCTTGCAGAATCTTTCCTTTCCTGACCCACCCCTTGACAAACTTAGGATCCAACTCCACACATTTCTCACAATCCTTCAATCCCAGATCAAATGCCCCAAGCTTCGTGTAGCAAGCAGCCCTGTTGCTGTAGTACTTCGCATCATCTGGATTTCTCGCAATGGCCTCAGAGTAGTGTTTAACGGCGGATGCATAATCACCATCCTTGAACTTCTGATTCCCCAACTCCTTCTCCTCTTCAGCCTTGGCAGGATCGATATACGCCTTCTTCTCCTCCTCCTTGATCTTCTGCTCAATGTCTGAAAGCAGTGTCTTGATATCGGGTGTTCTGTGCTCGGACATTGACTTCTCATAGAAAGTCTTGGCTTGTTTCAAGTTGCCCATCTTCTTGTGGGCATTACCAATTCTGGTAAAGGCCTTGGCAATGAGTTTGAAGTCAGCCCTGTTCTCCCTGCCAACTTCAATTGCTTTATCACACTGTTCGATGCACTTGGTGTACTCCTTCTGCTCGAAATAAACAGCAGCAATGTTCAAAAGATAAGTTATATCAGTTGGATCGAGCTCAACAGCTTTGCTGTAGTGAGTTAAAGCGGCTTCGAAGTCCTTCTTCTTGTAGCTGTCGTTTCCCTTTTGCTTCTCAGCCACTGCTTCTTGTTTCTCAGGTGTCAGAGTGACAACTTCCTCTTTGGGTTTGGGTTTCTCCTCTGGTGGTGGGTCCCGCTTGGGGGGATCTACGTCCATGGAGGAGCCCATTGAATCACCGTCTACGTCCATCATGTTAAAACCCAAGAGAACACTCAGGGTTGTTAGAATTTTTGGTTCCTGGAGTTTAGTTCCCATTGATAGTGGATTACTTCGTAACTCCTGCAGGAGTTTCATGTATTCTGGATCATCCAGGTAGTCCCTCGTTCGCGGATCATTTCGAAGTTTTAGGAGGAGATCTGGACTGTTGAAAGGATTAGGGAGACTTGAAGAAGACGATTCCTGCGATATCACCTCGCTCAGGCTCTCTTTTAACTGGGCATTATTGGGGTCCAGTTGTAGACCTGTTTCGTATGCTTTTCTCGACTCTTTCAGGCGACCCAGGTATGCCAGGGCACTCCCTTTTCGCGAATAGCCTTTTGCCCAGTCACTCTTCAGGGACACTGTACGCTCTGCGTCCTCCAGGGCCTTGTCGTACTGACCCGATTTGGCATACGCCGCTGAACGGTTGCTGTACAACACGTGATTGTCATTGTCGAGGGCTATCGCCTCCGTGTAATATTTTATCGCGTCGTCGTATTTGTTTTCCTGGAGTGCGGCATTCCCTTTGTCCTTCAGTATGGTTACCTGGTGTTGTGGAGAAATCCATACAGAGTTTAGTAAGACACAAATTGTAGTAAGAGGAAATTAGAAAGAACCAATGGGTCTGCAAGGACCAGGACATCTTCTGAGTGAATTTcaccgaatttgggatcatggtcaagatatttttttcattttcaaaatgagATTAAATTTATCTACATCCTTCTGTTGATTCAAAAGTTAGCAATCGTGGAACTGAAATCAATTCTAGTCATTCGTTGTCTCCATGCGGAAATGGCATTGGCAAATTTTCCTGGAGA
This genomic interval from Diachasmimorpha longicaudata isolate KC_UGA_2023 chromosome 4, iyDiaLong2, whole genome shotgun sequence contains the following:
- the LOC135161179 gene encoding stress-induced-phosphoprotein 1, whose product is MSQVTILKDKGNAALQENKYDDAIKYYTEAIALDNDNHVLYSNRSAAYAKSGQYDKALEDAERTVSLKSDWAKGYSRKGSALAYLGRLKESRKAYETGLQLDPNNAQLKESLSEVISQESSSSSLPNPFNSPDLLLKLRNDPRTRDYLDDPEYMKLLQELRSNPLSMGTKLQEPKILTTLSVLLGFNMMDVDGDSMGSSMDVDPPKRDPPPEEKPKPKEEVVTLTPEKQEAVAEKQKGNDSYKKKDFEAALTHYSKAVELDPTDITYLLNIAAVYFEQKEYTKCIEQCDKAIEVGRENRADFKLIAKAFTRIGNAHKKMGNLKQAKTFYEKSMSEHRTPDIKTLLSDIEQKIKEEEKKAYIDPAKAEEEKELGNQKFKDGDYASAVKHYSEAIARNPDDAKYYSNRAACYTKLGAFDLGLKDCEKCVELDPKFVKGWVRKGKILQGMQQHTKALKAYQTALGLDPNNAEANEGYRSCSVYYDSNPEEVRKRAMADPEVQSILRDPAMRLILEQMQNDPKALQDHLKNPAIAEKLQKLLESGLVAIH